Genomic DNA from Klebsiella variicola:
ATCGGGTGGAAATTGAGATACCCGGCCCACAGCAGGGCAAATTTGACCAGAAAGTAGAAGTTCCAGCCGCCAAGGCCGCGCCAGTACTGCCAGAGCGGAAGCGGTGTCGCGGTCGGTTTAGTGTTTGTCATTTGTTCGCTTTGCCTTGCTTAACCGTGGCTCCCCGGCGTAATACGCCTGCCGGTTTCACGTAACGGGGTTTAAAGAACATCAATCTTAACGTCGTGCGAATACGGCGCTGGTAATGGCGCGTCAGGTAGCCCAGCGGAAAAAACAGCAGGGCGCAGAGCACCACCAGTTGCAGAATATCGGCGATAGACATCATCAGGCTTGCTCCTCGCGGGTGGTTAACCGGTGTGGCTCGGGGTAGCGTCGCCAGTGGCGTCCATCGTGGGTGGCGTTGATGGTCTCGTTTTTACCCACCGACAGCGGCAGCGGCGTGTTCCAGCGCGCCGGCTCGACGCCGCGCATGATCACGATTTCCGAGAGGATCTGCTTGTCTTCAAACCACACCATGCGGTTAGAAAAAATATCGCCGGTCGGCAGCGGGAAAATGTGGTTTAGCGCGGTATCGAGGTCATTGATCCGGCAAAACGACAAAAACAGCACCAGCCGGTTATTGCCGATGGTCATGATATCGCCCATCCGGTTGGGTTTGCATAACGTCAGCGCCTGCTCAACGCGCAGCCCTGGCGCCGGGCGCAGGGCCACCATTACGCCTTTGCTGTCGGCGGGCAGCAGGGTATTGGCCATCACGTTCTGTACCGCCTCGCAGAAAGCATCCCACTTCTGATAGCCGCGCAGCTTTAACGGCTGGCTCCAGGTCAACAGCGTGGCGAAATCCTCCGGAATATGGCGGGAGAATTTTTGGTTCTGCACGCTTTCGATCAACGTCAGACAGCGGGAGAGCGACGCGCTGCTGGGGATCACCAGACTGGCGCCGCTGCTAAGCAGTAGCCGCTCATCTGTCGCGCGCAGGCTGGGCGTTTGCTCACGGACAATAATTTTCAGCGCCGTACCGCGCTGGCGACGCAGGGTATGAATATAGCGGCCCAGCTGTTCAATTTGCGTATTCTGGGTGATGGAGAAAAGTACCGTGGCCGCTTGTGCGGTGCGCCCGGCGTTGAAGACCTCGTCGTTGGTATCGAACAGGGTCCAGTATTCCGACAGCGGCGGGGCGCCTTCCAGCACGCGCATATTGCTGAGGATCACCTTCTCATCACTACGTGGCTGAACGCTGGTTTCCGTCTCCTGCGCCAGCCGCCAGCCGGCATCATCGCGTTGCACCATCAGCTGCTGCTGGGCGCTGATGCCTTTGTCGCTTCCCCACCAGGCAATATCAAAGAGATGTCGGTCACCCTGGTAACGAATACTTGCCAGGCCGGAAAGGGAACGGTACTCGCGTAATAATGGGGTGAGCTGTCGATCGATATCCTGGGCGGAATTGATCGCCAGGAACGCGCAACGGTGATATTGCGCCCAGCGGCTGGTCTTTTCCACCCAGGCGCATAGCTTATCCTTATTTATATTTTGCCAGGTATTTTCAGCGCATAGCAGAATAAACAAGTAATTGCCAGGTTCGAGGG
This window encodes:
- the bcsF gene encoding cellulose biosynthesis protein BcsF, with protein sequence MMSIADILQLVVLCALLFFPLGYLTRHYQRRIRTTLRLMFFKPRYVKPAGVLRRGATVKQGKANK
- the bcsE gene encoding cellulose biosynthesis protein BcsE; this translates as MDSVFTLGISSLWDEVCHMPVGGVWWLNVDRYTDAVSLFNQTLAAQAKNSKIAALVMGDKPNNIISLDNEGGPDNIALFTLPNRPEALEEIHRDLVCSLEPGNYLFILLCAENTWQNINKDKLCAWVEKTSRWAQYHRCAFLAINSAQDIDRQLTPLLREYRSLSGLASIRYQGDRHLFDIAWWGSDKGISAQQQLMVQRDDAGWRLAQETETSVQPRSDEKVILSNMRVLEGAPPLSEYWTLFDTNDEVFNAGRTAQAATVLFSITQNTQIEQLGRYIHTLRRQRGTALKIIVREQTPSLRATDERLLLSSGASLVIPSSASLSRCLTLIESVQNQKFSRHIPEDFATLLTWSQPLKLRGYQKWDAFCEAVQNVMANTLLPADSKGVMVALRPAPGLRVEQALTLCKPNRMGDIMTIGNNRLVLFLSFCRINDLDTALNHIFPLPTGDIFSNRMVWFEDKQILSEIVIMRGVEPARWNTPLPLSVGKNETINATHDGRHWRRYPEPHRLTTREEQA